A genomic stretch from Lathyrus oleraceus cultivar Zhongwan6 chromosome 2, CAAS_Psat_ZW6_1.0, whole genome shotgun sequence includes:
- the LOC127123444 gene encoding uncharacterized protein LOC127123444 yields MAYESDDDEPVRLTISDSEGDSEFEVEYDSEYESESEDTSEYEGSEDELESEESGDDSESEVESEDDSEAEGEVTYEEDFASEGESKLENNFEGESKDEEDPKGESDSEGESDSDPDFDNDPESGGNLISGNEASGGRASKGRTFEDIDSDFEDESEHENDSESESELEGEIDYEGESDSNPDSDGDSGSGDLDSHSGGSADSWNIPDSKGGHASEVGT; encoded by the exons ATGGCTTATGAATCTGATGATGATGAACCTGTGCGATTGACAATTTCTGAttctgaaggagactctgaatTTGAAGTCGAGTATGATTCTGAATATGAGTCAGAATCAGAAGATACGTCAGAGTATGAAGGTTCTGAAGATGAGTTAGAATCTGAAG AGTCAGGagatgactctgaatctgaagtTGAGTCAGAAGATGACTCTGAAGCTGAAGGAGAAGTTACCTATGAAGAGGATTTTGCCTCTGAAGGCGAGTCAAAATTAGAAAATAATTTTGAAGGTGAGTCTAAAGATGAAGAAGACCCTAAAGGCgagtctgactctgaaggtgaatctgattctGATCCAGATTTTGATAATGATCCAGAATCTGGAGGTAATCTAATCTCTGGAAATGAAGCTTCTGGAGGTAGAGCTTCTAAAGGAAGAACTTTTGAAGATATTGATTCTGATTTTGAAGATGAGTCAGAGCATGAAAATGATTCTGAAAGTGAGTCAGAATTAGAAGGTGAGATTGATTATGAGGGAGAATCTGATTCTAATCcagattctgatggtgattcagGTTCTGGTGATCTAGATTCACATTCTGGTGGTAGTGCAGATTCTTGGAATATTCCAGATTCTAAAGGTGGTCATGCTTCTGAAGTCGGCACTTGA